One Nostoc punctiforme PCC 73102 DNA window includes the following coding sequences:
- a CDS encoding N-acetylmuramoyl-L-alanine amidase, translated as MKLHWLLPSTIGTIFMLSSPAMAARLESWRFDANQNRLEINTVGAVQPQAQLIFNPTRLVIDLPGTTFGRPQLTQQVGGGIRSIRVGQFDTETTRIVVELTPGYTLDPKRVQFVGTSGDRWTVQLPRPEVDRVASFSASPPRSAYTVVTPDSERQPGISRVATTTRGATQIESLTVTGDGLFLRTSGGNPGIKIIRSRDRASIFIDVSDASLSPRLAQQNNQPVNKHGISRVEFTQLQNQAPIVRLTLRVDKNSPDWQATNSNSGGLVVLPSRVVRLPGSSNSDNQSQPPSFPSRLSAANNSPATIESVQLADNGRQLLIRADQTLSAAGTWDRSSGVFRVTINNAKLAPRVTGPTFAPNSPILRVRLQPQAANTVVVLVQPAPGVQLDQPQQIGDQLLAIPIQGSRRIVSLPGRPSFALPGLPPPNRGPFPDPNNPNPQPQFQPQRRVTNGRVVVIIDPGHGGKDSGALGIGGAREKDVILPIGKRLAQILQQNGVQVVMTRDSDYFVTLPGRVQLAERANADVFVSIHANSAGASRPDVNGLEVYYYDSGLDLARVVRSSILQSIGTLKDRGVRRARFYVLRKSSMPSILVETGYMTGREDMARLRTSAYQNQMAEAIARGVLQYLKRR; from the coding sequence GTGAAATTACACTGGTTACTACCCAGCACTATTGGAACTATCTTCATGCTATCGTCGCCGGCAATGGCTGCGAGACTTGAATCTTGGCGCTTTGATGCCAATCAAAACAGGCTGGAAATTAATACTGTGGGAGCAGTTCAACCCCAGGCACAACTAATTTTCAACCCGACTCGGCTGGTAATTGATTTGCCAGGAACTACATTTGGCCGTCCGCAGCTAACCCAACAGGTGGGCGGGGGAATTCGCTCAATCCGGGTTGGGCAGTTTGATACAGAAACAACGCGCATAGTTGTAGAACTGACACCTGGTTATACTTTAGACCCCAAACGCGTCCAATTTGTTGGCACATCTGGCGATCGCTGGACGGTGCAATTACCGAGACCAGAAGTTGATCGAGTAGCCTCATTTTCTGCCTCACCGCCGAGAAGTGCTTACACTGTCGTTACCCCAGACTCTGAGCGGCAACCTGGTATTTCAAGGGTTGCCACTACTACACGAGGGGCGACGCAAATTGAGAGCTTGACAGTAACAGGCGATGGGTTATTCCTCCGTACCAGTGGTGGCAATCCGGGGATTAAGATAATTCGCAGCCGCGATCGCGCTAGTATCTTCATAGATGTTTCTGACGCATCTTTATCACCACGTCTGGCGCAACAGAATAATCAGCCTGTTAACAAACATGGTATTAGCCGCGTCGAATTCACTCAACTACAAAACCAAGCTCCTATTGTTCGCTTGACTTTGCGGGTAGATAAAAATAGTCCAGATTGGCAAGCAACTAATAGTAACAGTGGTGGTTTGGTGGTTCTGCCTAGTCGCGTTGTCAGATTGCCTGGAAGTAGTAATTCGGACAATCAATCACAACCACCCTCCTTCCCAAGTAGATTATCTGCTGCTAACAACTCCCCAGCAACCATTGAGTCTGTGCAATTGGCTGATAATGGCAGACAGCTGCTGATTAGAGCCGACCAAACTTTATCTGCCGCAGGAACCTGGGATAGATCCTCCGGTGTGTTCCGCGTCACAATTAACAATGCCAAGTTAGCTCCCAGAGTTACAGGCCCTACTTTTGCCCCCAATAGCCCCATTCTCAGGGTACGTCTGCAACCCCAAGCAGCCAACACAGTTGTTGTTTTAGTTCAACCAGCACCTGGAGTGCAACTCGATCAACCCCAGCAAATCGGCGACCAGCTTTTGGCTATACCAATACAAGGTTCTCGTCGAATTGTTTCCCTTCCCGGAAGACCGTCCTTTGCTTTACCTGGGCTACCACCACCAAACCGGGGGCCATTCCCAGACCCAAACAATCCCAACCCCCAGCCCCAATTCCAACCACAGCGCCGGGTTACCAATGGACGAGTGGTAGTCATTATTGACCCAGGACATGGCGGTAAAGACTCAGGAGCGCTTGGTATTGGAGGGGCACGTGAAAAGGATGTGATCTTGCCTATTGGTAAAAGACTGGCACAGATTTTGCAGCAAAATGGGGTACAAGTAGTTATGACCAGGGATTCTGACTATTTTGTTACCCTTCCGGGAAGAGTGCAATTAGCAGAGCGAGCTAATGCTGATGTGTTTGTGAGTATCCACGCTAACTCAGCAGGCGCGAGTCGTCCCGATGTTAATGGCTTGGAAGTCTATTATTACGACAGTGGTCTGGATCTTGCTCGCGTTGTCCGTAGTAGCATACTTCAAAGTATTGGTACTCTCAAAGACAGGGGAGTCCGGCGAGCCAGGTTTTATGTTCTCAGAAAAAGTTCTATGCCCTCCATTCTCGTGGAAACGGGTTATATGACTGGTCGAGAGGATATGGCTAGGCTGAGAACCTCAGCTTACCAAAATCAAATGGCAGAAGCGATCGCTCGTGGCGTTCTTCAGTATTTAAAGAGAAGATAA
- a CDS encoding N-acetylmuramoyl-L-alanine amidase: MKLRWLLSSTIGTIFMLSSPAMAAKLEYWRFDVNQNKLEINTLGNVQPQAQLIFNPTRLVIDLPGTTFGRPQLTQQVGGAIRAIRVGQFDEQTTRIVVELTPGYTLDPKGVQFVGRTGDRWTVQLPTPVAENVPSINTGGQQQAIATQPSLRTSPSVFSPRDIYNVVRTSPINPPKNGMLAARVTQIENLQVTGDGFFIRTNGGNPQIQVNRSNDQREINIDIASATLSPSLEQRDLSINRYGVSRIQFSQLQTSPSVVRMTLQVDENSQNWRATNSNSSGFVLLPSRGIAQFPGGNNNPRPIPSSTGTATIESVQLANNGTQLLIRADQALSATGGWDRTSGLYRITINNARLAPKVTGPTFNSNSPILRVRLQPQESNTVTVLVQPAAGVQIGELNQVGDQLLALELQRSGSVTQQPIDLPPLSPNQGQFPNSIDNPPPISRPQPRPSVPRGKLLVVIDPGHGGKDSGAPGLGGLLEKDVILPIGKRVAAILEQHGVQAVLTRDADFFVELQGRVEIAERVNATAFVSIHANSVDNRPDVNGLEVYYYDSGYALAEVVRNTILQNIDTIKNRGTRKARFYVLRKSSMPSILVETGYMTGREDNPRLASREYQNQMAEAIARGILKYLQR; encoded by the coding sequence GTGAAATTACGCTGGTTACTATCCAGTACTATTGGAACTATCTTCATGCTATCGTCGCCCGCAATGGCTGCGAAACTTGAATATTGGCGTTTTGATGTCAATCAAAACAAGCTGGAAATTAATACTTTAGGGAATGTTCAACCCCAAGCACAATTAATTTTTAACCCTACTCGTTTAGTAATTGATTTACCAGGAACGACATTTGGCCGTCCGCAGCTAACCCAACAGGTGGGCGGTGCAATTCGTGCTATCCGTGTTGGGCAGTTTGACGAACAAACAACGCGCATAGTCGTTGAACTGACTCCTGGTTATACTTTAGACCCCAAGGGAGTACAATTTGTTGGTAGAACTGGCGATCGCTGGACGGTGCAATTACCCACGCCAGTGGCCGAAAATGTTCCCTCAATAAATACTGGTGGGCAACAACAAGCTATAGCAACACAACCCTCACTGAGAACATCTCCATCTGTGTTCTCCCCAAGAGATATTTACAACGTGGTGAGAACAAGCCCTATTAATCCACCTAAAAACGGGATGCTTGCCGCCAGGGTAACTCAAATTGAGAACTTACAAGTTACAGGCGATGGTTTTTTCATCCGTACCAATGGTGGTAATCCTCAGATTCAGGTAAATCGTAGCAACGATCAAAGAGAAATTAACATCGACATTGCCAGCGCTACTTTATCACCAAGTCTAGAGCAACGCGATTTGTCGATTAATCGTTATGGTGTCAGCCGTATTCAGTTCAGCCAACTACAAACAAGCCCATCTGTTGTTCGCATGACTTTACAGGTGGATGAAAATAGTCAAAATTGGCGAGCAACTAATAGTAACAGTAGTGGTTTTGTGCTTTTGCCCAGTCGTGGCATTGCTCAGTTCCCTGGAGGTAATAATAATCCACGCCCCATACCATCTAGTACAGGTACAGCAACTATTGAGTCTGTGCAACTGGCTAATAATGGCACACAACTGCTGATTAGAGCAGACCAAGCTTTATCTGCAACAGGAGGCTGGGATAGAACTTCTGGTCTGTACCGCATTACCATCAACAATGCTCGGCTAGCTCCCAAAGTTACAGGCCCGACTTTTAATTCTAATAGCCCTATCCTGCGAGTCCGCCTGCAACCCCAAGAATCTAATACAGTCACCGTCTTGGTTCAGCCAGCAGCCGGAGTGCAAATTGGCGAACTTAATCAAGTTGGCGACCAGCTTTTGGCTCTAGAATTACAACGTTCTGGTAGCGTTACACAGCAGCCCATTGATTTACCTCCTTTATCGCCAAACCAAGGTCAATTTCCCAACTCCATAGATAATCCCCCTCCTATATCTCGGCCACAGCCTCGCCCCTCTGTTCCTAGAGGGAAATTACTAGTTGTGATTGACCCAGGACATGGTGGAAAAGACTCAGGCGCTCCTGGTCTAGGTGGGCTTTTAGAAAAGGATGTAATTCTGCCTATTGGTAAAAGGGTAGCTGCAATTTTAGAGCAACATGGTGTACAAGCAGTATTAACGCGGGATGCTGACTTTTTCGTAGAACTTCAGGGAAGGGTAGAAATTGCCGAGCGAGTTAATGCAACTGCATTTGTCAGCATTCACGCTAATTCTGTTGACAATCGCCCTGATGTGAATGGGTTAGAAGTATATTATTACGATAGCGGTTATGCTTTGGCAGAAGTAGTTCGCAATACTATTCTGCAAAACATCGATACAATCAAAAACCGAGGAACCCGCAAAGCCAGATTCTACGTTCTCAGGAAAAGCTCTATGCCCTCGATTTTAGTAGAAACAGGTTATATGACTGGTCGAGAAGACAATCCCAGATTGGCATCACGAGAGTATCAAAATCAGATGGCAGAAGCGATCGCTCGTGGCATCCTAAAATACTTACAGCGTTAA
- the murI gene encoding glutamate racemase, which yields MYSSSIFEANLDDFSALEPQRAPIGIFDSGVGGLTVLRQIYRQLPNESIVYFGDTARLPYGIRSQAEILQFTREILTWLQQQQVKMVIMACNTSSALALETVRQEFNIPILGVILPGAKAAVQEGKRIGVIATPATAKSNAYKHAILEIAPDVQVWQVGCPEFVPLIEQNRIHDPYTAEVARAYLEPLLEQEIDTLVHGCTHYPHLTPVLRSLLPSQVKLVDPAVHVVAACAQELDLLGLKNTHPPLPTRFAVSGCPQQFSQSGVQWLGYTPMVEEVRFNDSAISQLL from the coding sequence GTGTATTCATCTTCGATCTTTGAAGCGAATCTGGACGATTTTTCGGCTCTTGAACCCCAACGTGCCCCAATTGGCATCTTTGACAGTGGTGTGGGTGGATTGACGGTACTGCGACAAATATATCGGCAACTCCCCAATGAATCAATTGTTTACTTTGGGGATACAGCCCGACTTCCTTATGGAATTCGTTCACAAGCAGAAATTTTACAATTTACGCGCGAAATTCTTACCTGGCTACAACAGCAGCAGGTAAAAATGGTAATTATGGCTTGCAATACTAGTTCTGCCCTAGCCCTAGAAACCGTTCGTCAAGAATTCAACATACCGATTTTAGGGGTGATTCTACCGGGTGCAAAAGCTGCGGTGCAGGAAGGAAAGCGGATTGGTGTAATTGCCACTCCAGCTACGGCAAAAAGTAATGCTTATAAGCACGCCATTCTCGAAATTGCTCCTGATGTTCAAGTCTGGCAAGTTGGATGTCCAGAGTTTGTGCCACTTATTGAGCAAAACCGGATTCACGACCCCTACACTGCGGAAGTGGCAAGAGCCTACTTAGAGCCTTTACTAGAGCAAGAAATTGACACCTTAGTTCATGGCTGTACCCATTATCCCCACCTTACACCAGTATTGCGATCGCTCCTTCCCTCTCAAGTCAAGCTAGTTGACCCAGCTGTTCATGTCGTGGCAGCTTGTGCCCAAGAGTTAGACTTGCTAGGCTTAAAAAATACTCACCCCCCACTACCAACTCGTTTCGCTGTTAGCGGGTGTCCACAACAATTTTCCCAGTCAGGAGTGCAATGGCTAGGCTATACCCCGATGGTTGAAGAGGTTCGCTTTAATGATAGCGCTATTTCCCAACTTCTTTGA
- the msrB gene encoding peptide-methionine (R)-S-oxide reductase MsrB produces MDKRYFLQASAVIVGTALLSRYINWGAKAVTTSNSGFEITKPEEEWRTILTPEQFNVLRKHGTERPHTSALDKEYDKGTYYCAACELPLFTSDTKFNSGTGWPSFFNPIEGAIATTVDKSLFMTRVEVHCSRCGGHLGHVFDDGPAPTGKRYCMNGVSLKFTPA; encoded by the coding sequence ATGGACAAACGATATTTTTTACAGGCTAGTGCGGTAATAGTCGGCACAGCATTGTTATCAAGGTATATCAACTGGGGGGCAAAAGCGGTGACAACATCTAATAGTGGATTTGAAATTACCAAACCAGAAGAAGAGTGGCGCACAATTTTAACGCCAGAACAGTTTAATGTATTGCGTAAACACGGGACTGAACGCCCTCACACCAGCGCATTAGATAAGGAGTATGACAAGGGTACTTATTATTGTGCCGCGTGTGAACTGCCACTGTTTACCTCTGATACCAAATTTAACAGTGGTACTGGCTGGCCAAGCTTCTTTAACCCGATTGAAGGTGCGATCGCTACTACTGTAGATAAGTCACTGTTTATGACCAGAGTTGAAGTACATTGTAGCCGTTGTGGTGGTCATCTTGGTCATGTTTTTGATGACGGACCTGCACCCACAGGCAAGCGCTACTGTATGAACGGTGTTTCGCTGAAGTTTACTCCCGCCTAA
- a CDS encoding diaminopimelate decarboxylase family protein has protein sequence MARLDKKELGVRSEQLIPLSLPFSGKLAQEFLSTYGSPLYVYNGDHLRETIECITKAISYRRTQFRFASVTNGNIALLKIFRSFGWGLHANTPGDIYLGLQAGFDPSEIVYSGSNLNRAEMIQVLNWGVTTLNLDSLAQLQLCCKVLPKHREKSIRLGLRLNLPEITGDSRIGVRPEEFGDAIALTREVGLKLSGLHFYRGTGTNATEAFTQVIDAVIATAQLLPDWEYLDFGGGFGYPYHHNKTAFDWEVFGAELSERITHLGRKIDLVIEPGRSAIAGCATLLAQVVSVKWQGEKQIIGVDTTVANLSVPSVHGGYREIFTWKQADNLRSLFTTDICGNTTYSRDYLGKNCQLPALEIGDIVAILDVGAYGYAMSSHFLHRPKPAEVLLENGTHRLIRRREDYSVLLTNQVL, from the coding sequence ATGGCAAGGTTAGATAAAAAAGAGTTAGGAGTTAGGAGTGAACAATTAATCCCCTTGTCTCTCCCATTTTCTGGGAAACTTGCCCAGGAGTTCCTGAGTACTTATGGTTCTCCTCTTTATGTTTATAATGGCGATCACTTGCGCGAAACTATTGAGTGCATTACTAAAGCAATCAGTTATCGCCGCACGCAATTTCGGTTTGCAAGCGTTACTAATGGCAATATTGCCCTGTTAAAAATTTTTCGCTCATTTGGGTGGGGACTTCACGCTAATACGCCAGGAGATATCTACCTGGGATTGCAAGCTGGTTTCGATCCTAGTGAGATTGTTTACAGTGGTAGCAATTTGAATCGGGCTGAGATGATACAAGTCTTAAATTGGGGAGTTACAACACTCAATCTCGATAGTCTCGCTCAGTTGCAGTTGTGCTGCAAAGTTTTGCCCAAACACAGAGAGAAATCTATTCGGCTGGGTTTACGCCTCAATTTGCCCGAAATTACCGGAGATAGCCGCATTGGTGTGCGTCCTGAAGAATTTGGTGATGCGATCGCTTTAACTCGTGAAGTTGGATTAAAGCTGAGTGGTTTACACTTTTATCGAGGGACTGGAACCAATGCCACAGAAGCATTTACCCAAGTGATTGATGCAGTCATAGCCACAGCACAACTGTTACCAGATTGGGAATATTTAGATTTTGGTGGTGGCTTTGGCTATCCATATCACCACAACAAAACAGCCTTTGACTGGGAAGTCTTTGGCGCTGAGTTAAGCGAGAGAATTACTCATTTAGGGCGGAAAATTGATTTGGTGATTGAACCGGGACGAAGTGCGATCGCAGGATGTGCAACTTTGCTTGCTCAAGTTGTTTCTGTGAAATGGCAAGGAGAAAAACAGATTATTGGAGTTGATACCACCGTTGCCAATCTTTCAGTACCATCAGTACACGGTGGCTACCGAGAAATATTCACTTGGAAGCAAGCAGACAATCTTCGCTCCTTATTCACAACTGATATTTGTGGTAATACCACCTATTCACGAGATTATCTGGGTAAAAATTGCCAACTTCCAGCGTTAGAAATTGGTGATATCGTTGCCATTCTAGATGTCGGTGCTTATGGTTATGCTATGTCGTCTCACTTTTTACACCGCCCCAAACCTGCTGAAGTCTTGCTAGAAAATGGCACACATCGCTTGATTCGTCGGCGGGAAGACTACAGTGTTTTACTAACAAATCAGGTGCTATAA
- a CDS encoding asparagine synthetase B family protein, protein MDNIPHHFLGYWGYGAQHELEALLNSVLENLSPNLSPKRGEALNFPPSLQGKGVRGLGQKNNFSLQENYPFPIWNVVYIGLDGNCPPLKNQIAAISASGLLTSPDAWVSVQENNCLILGREPFGKMPLYWTQQEQVIWFASQLQLLLPILQQSEVSISGLYGYSCFSYVPTPLTPVKEVFAVTAGTELVWQSDCQSGKLQTPKSKHIDSWREAPEQLTNEATAITELQTLLKDSIERQIADLKDEPVGVFLSGGLDSSVVAALLVQAGVKVRAYTLDFGDVGIPEYPYSEQVAQFLKIPLIKVAVTPSSIKNALIPTVQALDLPFGDGVCVPLYLLSERASQETQVIFNGEGGDQLFAGWTNKPLIAAGVYQAENPAGQETFIQQYLRTFHRLGGYESQVYQPEVYAQIQNLHPEDWLLAALNRNECPSLLHRLRRASLMLKGAQNIHPRAAALGFAHGLWVRSPFCDLPLAEWTFRLSGELCLQGACEKYILKRAVENWLPPEIVWRQKRGMGVPLTSWCLNDFWHQLGIWLNPETLRTNNHFYPHIAAQIVEGKLGAAIQGRRIGETLWLLIMWQLWRSHVLNEELSKQSLDHPFWLHRWLWRNYKRWQG, encoded by the coding sequence ATGGACAACATCCCGCATCACTTTCTTGGCTATTGGGGTTATGGCGCTCAACATGAGTTGGAGGCGTTGTTAAATAGCGTTCTGGAAAACCTCTCTCCTAACCTCTCCCCTAAAAGGGGAGAGGCTTTGAACTTTCCCCCTTCCCTGCAAGGGAAGGGGGTTAGGGGGTTAGGTCAGAAAAATAATTTCTCTCTACAAGAAAATTATCCTTTTCCTATTTGGAATGTTGTTTACATAGGACTTGATGGAAATTGTCCACCGCTAAAAAATCAAATTGCTGCTATTTCAGCATCAGGATTATTAACTTCACCCGATGCTTGGGTAAGTGTTCAAGAAAATAACTGCCTAATTTTGGGTAGAGAACCTTTCGGAAAGATGCCCTTGTATTGGACTCAGCAAGAACAAGTTATCTGGTTTGCATCACAACTGCAACTACTCTTACCGATTTTGCAACAGTCAGAAGTTAGCATTTCTGGGTTATATGGCTATAGCTGTTTTTCTTACGTTCCCACACCCTTAACTCCTGTTAAGGAAGTGTTTGCAGTGACGGCGGGAACTGAATTAGTTTGGCAGAGTGATTGTCAATCAGGTAAGCTGCAAACACCTAAATCTAAGCACATCGACTCGTGGCGGGAAGCCCCAGAACAGTTAACAAATGAAGCTACAGCAATTACCGAATTGCAAACCCTCCTTAAAGATTCCATTGAACGACAGATTGCCGATTTAAAGGATGAACCTGTTGGGGTGTTTCTCTCTGGCGGACTCGATTCTTCAGTGGTGGCGGCGCTGCTGGTGCAAGCAGGGGTGAAAGTCCGCGCTTACACTTTAGATTTTGGTGATGTAGGCATTCCAGAATATCCATACTCTGAACAAGTTGCCCAGTTTCTCAAAATTCCGCTTATTAAAGTTGCAGTAACGCCAAGTTCCATCAAGAATGCCTTAATTCCTACTGTGCAAGCATTAGATTTACCCTTTGGAGATGGCGTGTGTGTTCCGTTGTATCTCTTATCTGAAAGGGCGAGTCAAGAAACTCAGGTAATTTTTAACGGCGAAGGTGGAGATCAATTGTTTGCCGGTTGGACGAACAAACCTTTAATTGCCGCAGGTGTTTATCAGGCAGAAAATCCCGCAGGACAGGAAACTTTTATCCAGCAATATCTCCGCACCTTTCACCGTCTTGGGGGATACGAATCTCAAGTTTATCAGCCGGAGGTTTATGCACAGATCCAAAATTTGCATCCTGAAGATTGGCTGTTGGCGGCTCTTAATCGCAATGAGTGTCCATCTTTGCTGCATCGCCTCCGCCGTGCTAGTTTGATGCTCAAAGGAGCGCAGAATATCCATCCACGTGCGGCTGCATTGGGGTTTGCTCATGGATTATGGGTGCGATCGCCTTTTTGTGATTTACCTTTGGCAGAATGGACATTCCGCCTATCTGGAGAACTCTGTTTGCAAGGAGCTTGTGAAAAATATATCCTCAAGCGGGCTGTAGAAAATTGGCTCCCACCTGAAATTGTCTGGCGACAAAAACGGGGGATGGGGGTTCCCCTAACTTCTTGGTGTTTAAATGATTTTTGGCATCAGCTAGGCATCTGGCTCAATCCAGAGACACTTCGCACCAACAATCACTTTTATCCTCACATTGCGGCCCAAATCGTTGAAGGCAAACTAGGAGCAGCTATTCAAGGCAGGCGGATTGGTGAGACTCTCTGGTTACTTATTATGTGGCAACTTTGGCGATCGCATGTTTTAAATGAAGAACTAAGTAAACAGTCCCTGGATCATCCTTTTTGGTTACATCGTTGGCTATGGAGAAATTACAAGCGATGGCAAGGTTAG
- a CDS encoding DUF3859 domain-containing protein — MTQRLTQEQLAQIVTEVEGLQVRREAELDQQQVREILQELNLPPELLDEALIQLNRRQALEVEQRRNRWITSGVVAFLVILSASTIFFIQRQNSALSRVSAQQDRITLVSNTGGDLKTISRQTNPEIFYHVTLKDAPLGKKLALSCNWIDPSGQIVKQNSYQTREINTSVWDTQCRYTINPAATVGNWKVQMLLEGRQISDETFEVK; from the coding sequence ATGACGCAGCGACTGACTCAAGAACAATTAGCACAAATAGTCACAGAAGTAGAAGGTCTGCAAGTGCGTCGAGAAGCGGAACTAGACCAACAGCAGGTTAGAGAAATTTTACAGGAGTTGAATTTACCGCCTGAGTTACTAGATGAAGCGCTGATTCAGTTAAATCGCCGCCAAGCGCTGGAGGTAGAGCAACGCCGCAATCGATGGATTACCTCTGGAGTTGTGGCATTCTTAGTGATACTGAGTGCATCTACAATATTTTTCATCCAGCGACAGAATTCTGCACTCTCTCGTGTTTCTGCTCAACAAGACCGCATCACCTTGGTATCAAATACTGGCGGTGACTTGAAGACAATTTCCCGCCAAACCAATCCAGAAATTTTTTACCATGTCACTTTAAAGGATGCACCCTTGGGTAAAAAGCTGGCTCTCTCCTGTAATTGGATTGACCCAAGTGGTCAAATTGTCAAGCAAAACAGTTATCAAACCCGCGAAATTAATACGTCTGTCTGGGATACGCAGTGTCGCTACACGATTAATCCGGCTGCAACTGTTGGCAATTGGAAGGTGCAGATGTTGCTGGAAGGTCGGCAGATTAGTGATGAAACCTTTGAAGTGAAATAG
- a CDS encoding VOC family protein, translated as MAQEQQTAIEGIYEVCIGIPEPISAIQYWEQFGYRIGQVGELTADIAYQLYGVNSSLRSIRLYHQNSDHGLIRLMVWQNPTHEGLGIASMKIKGNRWATSLTTDVLSILNHIEDAKAAGFPIRHSNPYWEVIYNKERKSRPFVESAVGVREMLLLQPLARQVLFQRFGYTLPDYGQVNHNAALKASQFTHIGIISQDDSKETLKFYEEVLGLLRVRDDVETSYESSPAGRDIFDLNPGEKFIVTAFDDPRSSKSDLMAARSGRLYIVRFPESINLESRFEAAQPGSLGMSLYTYRVKGIQHYCDRIQASTVQKVTDIISNEFGETSFSFIAPDGYFWTLLEAN; from the coding sequence ATGGCTCAAGAACAACAAACCGCAATTGAAGGTATCTATGAAGTCTGTATCGGCATTCCAGAACCAATTTCTGCAATTCAGTATTGGGAGCAATTTGGCTATCGTATTGGTCAAGTGGGTGAATTAACCGCAGATATAGCTTATCAATTATATGGAGTAAATTCGTCTTTACGCTCAATTCGCCTCTACCACCAAAATTCAGATCATGGTTTGATTCGGTTGATGGTTTGGCAAAACCCTACCCATGAAGGTTTGGGAATAGCATCGATGAAAATTAAGGGAAATCGTTGGGCAACAAGCCTAACAACCGATGTGTTAAGTATCTTAAATCATATAGAGGATGCAAAAGCCGCAGGTTTTCCTATTAGGCACTCTAATCCTTATTGGGAAGTCATTTACAACAAAGAGAGGAAAAGCCGTCCTTTTGTTGAGTCAGCAGTTGGTGTGCGAGAAATGCTGCTACTTCAACCGTTAGCTCGACAAGTTTTATTTCAACGATTTGGCTATACACTACCGGATTACGGACAAGTTAATCATAATGCTGCTCTCAAGGCTAGTCAGTTTACTCATATAGGAATCATCTCTCAAGATGACAGCAAAGAAACCCTCAAGTTTTACGAAGAAGTTTTAGGTTTGCTGCGTGTGCGTGATGATGTCGAAACTAGCTATGAATCTTCGCCAGCAGGTCGAGATATTTTTGACCTTAACCCTGGTGAAAAGTTTATTGTTACTGCTTTTGACGATCCGCGTTCTTCTAAGTCTGACCTGATGGCTGCACGCAGTGGTAGGCTTTATATTGTTCGATTCCCAGAATCTATTAATTTAGAATCGCGTTTTGAGGCAGCCCAACCAGGTAGCTTAGGTATGTCTTTATATACCTATCGGGTTAAGGGAATACAACACTATTGCGATCGCATTCAAGCAAGTACTGTACAAAAAGTTACAGATATTATTAGTAATGAGTTTGGCGAGACGAGTTTCTCTTTCATTGCACCAGATGGCTACTTCTGGACTTTGCTGGAAGCTAATTAA
- a CDS encoding DUF7219 family protein, with the protein MTQPNSQDKNSFLYPRSRYYGKFQPETLAFNANLQEFAQRITYISCLETGGKLSPEEAYEQIRALWKQLRHSKKELSIDVNK; encoded by the coding sequence ATGACACAGCCTAACTCGCAAGATAAAAATAGCTTTCTTTACCCTCGTAGCCGATATTATGGTAAATTCCAGCCAGAGACTTTAGCATTTAATGCCAACCTTCAAGAATTTGCCCAAAGAATTACTTACATTTCTTGTCTAGAAACAGGCGGAAAACTATCTCCAGAAGAAGCTTACGAGCAAATTAGGGCGCTTTGGAAACAGTTGAGACATAGCAAAAAGGAACTGTCTATTGACGTAAATAAATGA